The following proteins are co-located in the Billgrantia tianxiuensis genome:
- the siaA gene encoding biofilm regulation protein phosphatase SiaA (SiaB is a threonine kinase acting on SiaC; SiaA is the matching phosphatase.) — translation MAARWGLRGKSVATLLLACLLALIPALLLGWKAIDDVRRHFANAYAENYTLLHMQRILAPVSRELALAQRFANSLAVRQWLSNEGDTQLQARFLAEAEDFRQDFADRSYFVIADASGNYYYATADDPEAQSPRYRLDASQPNDGWYYQIRQIDEPYNLNVNFDHELDVTKVWLNVLVRDGDTLLGLAGTGFELGAFLDAFIRDEAPGLTPMIVDRHGALQAHPSLEQIALGSGAGGTDGTRNIHSLLESDDQRRELTRAMQAAHQSPETIQTLWGTLEGSKGLISVGYIPELDWYLVTALDIGVAKILDPSWLWPLLIAAVLILAILFTVIALAIERLILAPLSRFKQSAQAIAAGHYDSPLPTARHDEIGELSKAFSHMADQVQRHTQELETKVRERTQALEQANAEMAATQKKLGDSIDYASFIQRAILPDRELELHLEHHHGVLWKPRDTVGGDFYLFRPAAGGYLFGVVDCAGHGVPGSLMTMLARAILDHAILKVGCQDPAAILAETDSQSRELLGAEQLPASVATHMDAGLAWVDLAARQITFAGAKIGLYASDGTALTHLAGDKRPLGHKRQIAYRNQDVALHPGWTYSLCTDGFLDQAGGSEGFGFGNSRFEVLLKEHAQRSLPQQMEAFEQALRDYQGDLPQRDDITLLSFRFTEQDHPPGSDSTTPLPAMAGDTSQEKV, via the coding sequence ATGGCCGCTCGATGGGGGCTGCGTGGCAAGTCGGTTGCGACTCTGCTGCTCGCCTGTCTTCTCGCTCTGATTCCCGCGCTCCTGCTGGGCTGGAAGGCGATCGACGACGTTCGCCGTCACTTCGCCAACGCCTATGCGGAGAACTATACCCTGCTGCATATGCAGCGCATTCTCGCTCCGGTATCTCGCGAGCTGGCCCTGGCCCAGCGCTTCGCGAATTCACTGGCAGTGCGCCAGTGGCTGAGCAATGAGGGCGATACGCAACTGCAGGCACGTTTCCTCGCAGAGGCCGAGGACTTTCGCCAGGACTTTGCCGACCGTTCCTACTTCGTGATTGCCGATGCCAGCGGCAATTACTATTACGCCACTGCCGACGACCCCGAGGCGCAGTCGCCCCGCTACCGCCTGGACGCCTCCCAGCCCAACGACGGTTGGTACTACCAGATACGCCAGATCGACGAGCCCTATAATCTCAACGTCAACTTCGACCATGAACTCGACGTGACCAAGGTCTGGCTCAACGTGCTGGTACGGGACGGCGATACCCTGCTGGGCCTGGCCGGCACCGGCTTCGAGCTGGGCGCCTTCCTCGATGCGTTCATCCGCGACGAGGCCCCCGGTCTCACACCGATGATCGTCGATCGACACGGCGCACTGCAGGCACACCCTTCCCTCGAGCAGATCGCACTCGGCTCCGGCGCGGGCGGGACCGACGGTACGCGCAATATTCACTCCCTACTGGAGAGCGACGACCAGCGTCGCGAGCTGACCCGCGCCATGCAGGCCGCCCACCAGTCGCCGGAAACGATCCAGACGCTGTGGGGCACCTTGGAGGGAAGTAAGGGCCTGATCTCAGTCGGCTACATTCCCGAACTGGATTGGTACCTGGTCACTGCACTGGACATAGGCGTAGCCAAGATCCTCGACCCGAGCTGGCTATGGCCACTGTTGATCGCCGCCGTCCTGATCCTCGCCATCCTTTTCACCGTCATCGCGCTGGCCATCGAGCGGCTTATCCTGGCACCTCTCAGCCGCTTCAAGCAATCGGCCCAGGCCATCGCCGCCGGGCACTACGACTCGCCATTGCCCACCGCCCGCCACGACGAGATCGGAGAGCTGTCCAAGGCCTTCTCGCACATGGCCGATCAGGTCCAGCGCCACACCCAGGAGCTCGAGACCAAGGTGCGCGAGCGCACCCAAGCCCTGGAACAAGCCAATGCCGAGATGGCCGCCACGCAGAAGAAGCTGGGCGATTCGATCGATTACGCCAGTTTCATCCAGCGTGCCATCCTCCCCGACCGCGAGCTCGAGCTTCACCTCGAGCATCATCATGGTGTGCTATGGAAGCCGCGCGACACGGTGGGGGGCGACTTCTACCTGTTCCGGCCGGCCGCGGGGGGCTACCTGTTCGGCGTGGTGGATTGCGCCGGCCACGGCGTTCCCGGTTCGCTCATGACCATGCTGGCCCGGGCCATTCTCGATCATGCGATTCTCAAGGTGGGCTGTCAGGATCCGGCCGCGATCCTCGCCGAGACCGATAGCCAGAGCCGCGAGCTGCTGGGCGCCGAGCAACTGCCCGCTTCGGTCGCCACACACATGGACGCCGGCCTGGCCTGGGTCGATCTCGCCGCCCGGCAAATCACCTTCGCCGGTGCCAAGATCGGCCTTTATGCCAGCGATGGCACGGCCCTGACGCATCTTGCCGGCGACAAGCGACCGTTGGGCCATAAGCGCCAAATCGCGTATCGCAACCAGGACGTCGCACTCCACCCAGGCTGGACCTACTCGCTGTGTACCGACGGTTTTCTCGATCAGGCCGGAGGCAGCGAAGGCTTCGGTTTCGGCAACTCACGCTTCGAGGTATTGCTCAAGGAGCACGCCCAGCGCTCCCTGCCGCAACAGATGGAGGCTTTCGAACAGGCCCTACGCGACTATCAGGGTGACCTACCGCAGCGCGACGACATCACCCTGTTGAGTTTCCGCTTCACCGAGCAGGACCACCCGCCCGGCAGCGACTCGACCACCCCGCTCCCTGCCATGGCAGGCGACACATCACAGGAGAAAGTGTGA
- a CDS encoding exoribonuclease II, with protein sequence MLQNNPLLAQLKQQIRETTPRAEGVIKATDKGFGFLETDDGQSYFVPPPAMKQVLHGDRVQAVIYENGDKTSVEPDTLLEAGLDRFIARVQKREGRLAVVPDHPSINNALKARIKNSLDEASIGDGDWVVARLVRHPLKPDDRAFFTQIDELVAKANDPAVPWRVTLARHALEQECPDAGDDWPLRDEGLEREDLTAEPFFTIDSEKTRDMDDALRIAPREGGGWRLTVAIADPTAYVEEGHAADLEARTRAFTVYLPGQNVTMLPERLADDLCSLREGEERPVLACTLEVEADGSLGDYRFFAARVRSQAKLVYDRVSDWLEGQGEWTPDAEIAGQLRALREMTEARAAWRAEHALVFKDRPDYVFDLDPAGNVLDIRVEERRIANRMIEESMIAANACCAHYLAEHVGHGIFNVHRAFDPEKAQAAHEFLTAQEIEVELEALSELPRYKELKRALESRDDAWLDARLRRFQGFTSMSARPGPHFGLGLAAYATWTSPIRKYGDMVNHRLVKRVLKGEQAPAEATQALTEQLTERRRLNRLAERDVKDWLYVRYLTPAAKEQQAFEAEIFGISRGGLRVRLIANGATAFVPAPLLHSDRDKVVVDDKEGRVQVEGEERYKLGDVIRVELIEAREETRSLVARPAS encoded by the coding sequence ATGCTGCAGAATAACCCGCTGCTCGCCCAGCTCAAGCAACAGATTCGTGAGACCACGCCCCGTGCCGAAGGCGTGATCAAGGCCACCGACAAGGGCTTTGGTTTTCTCGAAACCGATGATGGTCAGTCCTATTTCGTTCCGCCCCCCGCCATGAAGCAGGTGCTGCACGGCGACCGCGTCCAGGCCGTCATTTACGAGAATGGCGACAAGACCTCCGTCGAGCCCGACACTCTCCTCGAAGCGGGTCTCGATCGCTTCATTGCCCGAGTACAGAAGCGCGAGGGGCGCCTGGCAGTAGTGCCCGATCACCCGTCGATCAACAATGCGCTCAAGGCGCGAATCAAGAACAGCCTGGACGAAGCGAGCATCGGCGATGGCGATTGGGTCGTGGCCAGGCTGGTGCGCCACCCGCTCAAGCCCGACGACCGCGCCTTCTTCACCCAGATCGACGAACTGGTGGCCAAGGCCAACGATCCCGCCGTGCCGTGGCGGGTCACCCTGGCCCGCCATGCCCTCGAGCAGGAGTGCCCGGACGCCGGCGACGACTGGCCGCTGCGCGACGAGGGGCTCGAGCGCGAGGATCTCACCGCCGAGCCTTTCTTCACCATCGACAGCGAGAAGACCCGCGACATGGACGATGCCCTGCGCATCGCACCTCGCGAAGGCGGCGGCTGGCGCCTGACAGTGGCCATCGCCGATCCTACCGCCTATGTCGAGGAGGGGCATGCCGCCGACCTGGAGGCACGTACCCGTGCCTTCACCGTCTACCTGCCGGGGCAGAACGTGACCATGCTGCCCGAGCGACTCGCCGACGACCTTTGCTCGCTACGCGAGGGCGAAGAACGCCCGGTACTGGCCTGCACCCTGGAGGTGGAGGCCGACGGCAGCCTGGGCGACTATCGCTTCTTCGCTGCCCGAGTACGCTCCCAGGCCAAGCTGGTCTACGACCGGGTCTCGGACTGGCTGGAGGGCCAGGGCGAATGGACGCCTGATGCAGAAATCGCCGGGCAGCTACGCGCCCTGCGCGAGATGACCGAGGCACGCGCCGCCTGGCGCGCCGAGCATGCGCTGGTGTTCAAGGATCGTCCCGATTACGTGTTCGATCTCGACCCGGCGGGCAACGTACTCGACATCCGCGTCGAGGAGCGGCGCATCGCCAACCGCATGATCGAAGAGTCGATGATCGCGGCCAACGCCTGCTGCGCCCACTATCTTGCCGAGCATGTCGGCCACGGCATCTTCAACGTGCACCGCGCCTTCGATCCCGAAAAGGCCCAGGCCGCCCACGAGTTCCTTACCGCTCAGGAGATCGAGGTCGAGCTGGAGGCGCTTTCGGAACTGCCGCGCTACAAGGAACTCAAGCGAGCCCTCGAGAGCCGCGACGATGCTTGGCTCGACGCCCGCCTGCGCCGCTTCCAGGGCTTCACCAGCATGTCGGCCCGGCCCGGCCCGCACTTCGGCCTGGGCCTGGCCGCCTACGCCACCTGGACCTCGCCGATCCGCAAGTACGGCGACATGGTCAACCATCGCCTGGTCAAGCGTGTGCTCAAGGGTGAACAGGCTCCGGCGGAGGCGACCCAGGCACTGACCGAGCAGCTCACCGAGCGGCGCCGGCTCAACCGCCTGGCCGAACGCGACGTCAAGGATTGGCTCTACGTACGCTACCTGACGCCGGCGGCCAAGGAGCAGCAGGCCTTCGAAGCGGAGATCTTCGGTATCAGCCGCGGCGGCCTGCGTGTGCGCCTCATTGCCAACGGCGCCACGGCCTTCGTGCCGGCTCCGCTGCTGCACAGCGACCGCGACAAGGTAGTCGTCGACGACAAGGAGGGACGCGTCCAGGTCGAAGGCGAGGAACGCTACAAGTTGGGCGACGTGATTCGCGTCGAGCTGATAGAGGCACGCGAGGAGACCCGCTCGCTGGTGGCGCGCCCGGCATCCTAG
- the siaC gene encoding biofilm regulation phosphoprotein SiaC, whose product MTNDLNIPGSQSTPTIISDWQAGLLSMQGDSYPENSFELFDQVIDWVKRFLGDESRPLTLELALVYLNTSSVKAMMDIFDLLEEAHQEGRVIQVTWHYDPRNERIAELAEEFREDCTFPFAITPTQAPE is encoded by the coding sequence ATGACCAACGACCTCAATATCCCTGGCAGCCAGTCCACGCCCACCATCATCAGCGACTGGCAGGCCGGCCTACTCTCCATGCAAGGTGACTCCTACCCGGAGAACTCATTCGAACTGTTCGATCAGGTGATCGACTGGGTCAAGCGTTTTCTCGGCGACGAGTCACGCCCGCTGACACTCGAGCTGGCGCTGGTTTACCTCAATACCAGCTCGGTCAAGGCCATGATGGATATCTTCGATCTGCTGGAGGAGGCACACCAGGAAGGACGCGTCATCCAAGTCACCTGGCACTACGACCCACGCAACGAACGCATCGCCGAACTTGCGGAGGAGTTCCGCGAGGACTGCACCTTCCCGTTCGCCATTACCCCTACCCAGGCCCCGGAATGA
- the siaD gene encoding biofilm regulation diguanylate cyclase SiaD, which yields MTREETELMAQVEALLSDPAHADSPLRPALARLHAFHRAEKQRLERLVTIADGYQRYVREDERKAQRRYQKSLRRQEKLSRISDGYQQLMHERNSALREASTHDPLTGLPNRRLIDERLPKLDERKQYTLVMLDIDHFKQINDRHGHEAGDKVLVAIAQTIRQELRDYDLCARWGGEEFLLLLADTGLSEARIIVDRLRLRLAELSILVGDSRLSITASAGLSEYRDGEDLLNHTLQRADQALLQAKRSGRDRSCIIM from the coding sequence ATGACACGCGAGGAAACCGAGCTGATGGCGCAGGTCGAAGCGCTGCTGAGTGATCCCGCGCATGCCGATAGCCCACTGCGCCCGGCACTGGCGCGCCTGCATGCGTTTCATCGCGCCGAAAAGCAGCGCCTGGAGCGCCTGGTGACGATTGCCGATGGTTATCAGCGTTACGTGCGCGAGGACGAACGCAAGGCTCAGCGCCGCTATCAGAAATCGCTGCGCCGACAGGAGAAGCTTTCGCGCATTTCCGACGGCTACCAGCAACTCATGCACGAGCGCAACAGCGCCCTGCGAGAGGCCTCGACCCACGATCCTCTTACCGGCTTGCCCAACCGGCGCCTGATCGACGAACGGCTGCCCAAGCTCGACGAACGCAAGCAGTACACCCTGGTGATGCTCGATATCGATCACTTCAAGCAGATCAACGATCGGCACGGGCACGAAGCCGGCGACAAGGTCCTGGTGGCCATCGCCCAGACCATCCGCCAGGAGCTGCGCGATTACGACCTGTGCGCACGCTGGGGCGGCGAAGAGTTCCTGCTGCTGCTGGCCGACACCGGCCTCTCCGAGGCCCGCATCATTGTCGATCGACTGCGCCTGCGGCTGGCCGAGCTGTCGATCCTGGTGGGTGACAGCCGGCTCTCGATCACCGCCAGCGCCGGGCTGAGCGAGTACCGCGATGGCGAGGACCTGCTCAACCACACGCTGCAACGCGCCGACCAGGCTCTGCTGCAGGCCAAGCGCAGTGGGCGCGATCGCAGCTGCATCATCATGTGA
- a CDS encoding response regulator codes for MTTTPATLIVVDDDPEIRELLVDYLGRHGYRALAAEDAEALHRLLASEAPDLLIVDIMLPGDDGFTICRDIRRGSDVPIIMLTASADETDRILGLELGADDYLGKPFNPRELLARIKAVLRRARSGVADDPARARLVAFGPWRLDRMTRELIDEREARTPLSGADFQLLQVFLEHPEQVLSREALYELTRGRPAPPLDRSIDVHVCRLRQRLGEDTHYHQLIRTVRGAGYVFTARIEALT; via the coding sequence ATGACGACAACGCCCGCCACCCTGATCGTGGTCGACGACGACCCCGAGATCCGCGAACTGCTGGTCGATTACCTCGGACGCCACGGCTACCGTGCCCTGGCCGCCGAGGATGCCGAGGCGCTCCATCGCCTGCTGGCAAGCGAAGCTCCCGACCTGCTCATCGTCGACATCATGCTCCCCGGCGACGACGGCTTCACCATCTGCCGTGACATTCGTCGCGGCAGCGACGTGCCGATCATCATGCTCACCGCCAGCGCCGACGAGACCGACCGTATCCTGGGGCTGGAGCTGGGCGCCGACGACTACCTGGGCAAGCCGTTCAATCCGCGCGAGCTGCTGGCACGCATCAAGGCGGTGCTGCGCCGGGCGCGGAGCGGTGTCGCTGACGATCCGGCCCGGGCGCGCCTGGTGGCTTTCGGGCCCTGGCGGCTCGACCGCATGACCCGCGAGCTGATCGACGAGCGGGAGGCGCGCACGCCGCTTTCCGGCGCCGACTTCCAGTTGCTACAGGTTTTCCTCGAGCACCCCGAGCAGGTGCTGTCGCGCGAGGCACTGTACGAGTTGACCCGTGGCCGGCCGGCACCGCCGCTGGATCGTTCCATCGACGTGCATGTCTGCCGGCTGCGTCAGCGCCTGGGTGAAGACACCCATTACCATCAGCTGATTCGCACCGTGCGCGGGGCAGGCTATGTCTTCACCGCGCGGATCGAAGCGCTGACGTGA
- a CDS encoding HlyD family type I secretion periplasmic adaptor subunit, producing the protein MATRDGESQSTGEPSAPPVDWRGSRRLGVLILLVAFGGFGGWALAANLAVAVVAPGKVAVASFTRSVQHYEGGIVSEIRVADGDRVEQGEVLLVLDDTHARSQLQLARNQYLLNRASEVRLSAELAESETLEFPPELHENESRRVEEVIAVQRGLFFARRQALDGTLDTLEQQARQYREQREGLEALVEVNRQRIASLREEAEDLRSLFERGHGDRQRLRELERDMLELEGETAQQEANISRIEAQISENRLQRQVLRQEFHQQAGEELRESQAQVANAEERITALEDQVRRTLIRAPVAGTVVDLQLRSSGAVVAAGERVVDIVPADEGYVIEARVPVNEIDSLYPGQAARIRFSAFNQRLTHTVEGELVHLSADSLADETTGSEYYRARIAVDDTTPLPEEMRLVAGMPAEVMIKTGERTFASYLSKPLTDVLARAMRD; encoded by the coding sequence ATGGCGACACGCGATGGCGAAAGCCAGTCGACAGGCGAGCCATCGGCACCGCCCGTCGACTGGCGTGGCAGTCGACGGCTTGGGGTGTTGATCCTGCTAGTGGCTTTCGGCGGTTTCGGTGGCTGGGCGCTGGCAGCCAACCTGGCCGTAGCCGTCGTGGCGCCGGGCAAGGTGGCCGTGGCATCGTTCACGCGTTCGGTGCAGCACTATGAGGGCGGCATCGTGAGCGAGATCCGGGTGGCCGATGGCGACCGGGTCGAGCAGGGCGAGGTGCTGCTCGTCCTCGACGATACGCATGCCCGCTCCCAGCTTCAGTTGGCGCGAAACCAGTACCTGCTCAACCGTGCCAGCGAAGTGAGGCTCTCGGCCGAGCTTGCCGAGTCCGAGACGCTGGAGTTCCCTCCCGAGCTGCACGAGAACGAATCGCGGCGGGTCGAGGAGGTGATCGCCGTTCAACGGGGATTGTTCTTCGCCAGAAGGCAGGCTCTCGATGGCACCCTGGACACCTTGGAGCAGCAGGCCCGCCAGTACCGTGAACAGCGCGAGGGGCTGGAAGCGCTGGTCGAGGTCAACCGTCAGCGGATTGCCTCATTGCGGGAAGAGGCGGAGGACCTGCGCAGCCTGTTCGAGCGTGGCCACGGCGATCGGCAGCGCCTGCGTGAGCTGGAGCGCGACATGCTTGAACTGGAAGGCGAAACCGCCCAGCAGGAAGCCAACATCTCGCGTATCGAGGCGCAGATCAGCGAGAACCGGCTGCAGCGACAGGTATTGCGCCAGGAGTTTCATCAGCAGGCCGGCGAAGAGCTGCGGGAGTCCCAGGCGCAGGTTGCCAATGCCGAGGAACGCATCACGGCCCTCGAGGACCAGGTACGACGTACGCTGATTCGAGCCCCGGTGGCGGGTACTGTGGTCGATCTTCAGCTGCGCTCCAGCGGGGCGGTGGTGGCTGCCGGCGAACGCGTGGTGGACATCGTGCCGGCCGACGAGGGTTACGTGATCGAGGCACGAGTGCCGGTCAACGAGATCGACAGCCTCTATCCCGGCCAAGCAGCCCGTATCCGCTTCAGCGCCTTCAACCAGCGCCTGACCCACACCGTGGAGGGAGAGCTCGTGCACCTCTCGGCCGACAGCCTGGCGGACGAAACCACCGGCAGCGAATACTACCGGGCTCGCATCGCCGTCGACGACACCACCCCTCTGCCGGAGGAAATGCGGCTGGTGGCAGGCATGCCGGCCGAAGTCATGATCAAGACCGGTGAGCGTACCTTTGCCAGCTATCTGAGCAAGCCGCTCACCGACGTGCTGGCCCGCGCCATGCGCGACTAG
- a CDS encoding type I secretion system permease/ATPase has protein sequence MRSGTADDIAQALRSCWSPLLWVLGFSLFVNALMLVPAFYMLQVYDRVITTGSRETLLVLTLVALFLMAVMGLLDVIRSRLLVRVGNGLDARLGARLHRTLFALHLRRGRPASVQPLEDLRSLRQFLSGHGLFAFFDAPWVPLYLALLFLFDPWLGAFASLAGLALLALTLINEKSTRWLLTEASDEHRQARARIEANLRNAEVAQTLGMIPALERRWLTRHQASLVKQSRASDRTNALTQFARTLRLASQSLILGLGALLVLEGRITPGVMIAASIILARTLAPIDGMIGGWRGFVSARDAYRRLTALGQEMPVERQRLSLPAPCGEVSLESVTMVPPGIEKPVLQDIDLRVAPGEHVGIIGPSGAGKSTLARLLVGAQLPRQGTVRLDGASLDQWNDDELGPCLGYLPQDIELFEGTVSENIARFGDVDDKRVVEAAHKAGVHEMILRLPEGYGTWIDSASGILSRGQRQRVALARALYGEPALVVLDEPNANLDDAGERALGAAMRQLKEAGTTLFVISHRRSVLDGIDTLLLIDEGCIRLRGPRDEVLSRLGAGKRRTAASAPSARQGAVQRAVQARQRGGQT, from the coding sequence ATGCGCTCCGGAACCGCCGACGACATTGCCCAAGCGTTACGCTCCTGTTGGTCGCCGCTGCTGTGGGTGCTCGGTTTCAGCTTGTTCGTCAATGCTCTGATGCTGGTGCCTGCGTTCTACATGCTTCAGGTCTACGACCGGGTCATCACCACCGGCAGTCGCGAGACACTGCTGGTGCTGACGCTGGTTGCCCTCTTCCTGATGGCCGTGATGGGACTGCTCGACGTGATACGCTCGCGTCTCCTGGTGCGTGTTGGCAACGGTCTCGATGCCCGTCTCGGGGCGCGCTTGCACCGCACCCTGTTCGCTCTGCACCTCCGGCGTGGACGGCCCGCCTCGGTGCAGCCGCTGGAGGACCTGCGCAGCCTCCGGCAATTCCTTTCTGGCCACGGCCTCTTTGCCTTCTTCGATGCACCTTGGGTGCCGCTCTACCTGGCCCTGCTGTTTCTCTTCGATCCCTGGCTTGGTGCTTTCGCCAGCCTGGCAGGGCTGGCGCTGCTCGCGCTGACGCTGATCAACGAGAAGTCGACTCGCTGGCTGCTTACCGAGGCCAGCGATGAGCATCGACAGGCGCGAGCGCGGATCGAGGCTAATCTGCGCAACGCCGAGGTTGCCCAGACGCTGGGCATGATACCCGCGCTAGAACGACGCTGGCTGACCCGCCACCAGGCCTCCCTGGTCAAGCAGTCACGGGCCAGCGACCGTACCAACGCGCTGACCCAGTTTGCCCGGACCCTGCGCCTGGCGTCGCAATCGCTGATCCTCGGCCTAGGGGCGCTGCTGGTGCTGGAGGGACGAATCACCCCCGGAGTCATGATCGCGGCCTCGATCATCCTGGCCCGCACGCTGGCGCCTATCGACGGCATGATTGGCGGCTGGCGAGGTTTCGTGAGTGCGCGAGATGCCTATCGACGACTGACGGCGCTTGGGCAAGAGATGCCCGTCGAGCGACAGCGATTGTCGCTGCCCGCACCGTGTGGGGAGGTCTCGCTGGAGTCGGTCACCATGGTGCCTCCCGGCATAGAGAAGCCCGTGCTGCAGGATATCGACCTGCGGGTCGCTCCCGGAGAGCATGTCGGGATCATTGGGCCCAGCGGCGCGGGCAAGAGTACCCTGGCGCGGCTGCTGGTGGGGGCTCAGTTGCCGCGTCAGGGCACGGTGCGTCTGGATGGCGCCAGCCTCGACCAATGGAACGACGATGAGCTTGGCCCCTGTCTTGGCTATCTGCCCCAGGATATCGAGCTATTCGAAGGCACGGTGAGCGAGAACATCGCCCGCTTCGGCGACGTCGATGACAAACGGGTAGTCGAGGCGGCGCACAAGGCGGGAGTTCACGAGATGATCCTGCGTCTGCCCGAGGGTTATGGCACCTGGATCGATAGCGCCAGCGGCATCCTGTCACGGGGGCAGCGCCAGCGCGTGGCCTTGGCCCGGGCGCTGTACGGGGAGCCGGCGCTGGTCGTGCTCGACGAGCCCAATGCCAACCTCGACGACGCCGGCGAACGAGCGCTGGGGGCCGCCATGCGCCAGCTCAAGGAAGCGGGTACCACGCTGTTCGTGATCAGTCATCGACGCAGCGTACTCGACGGCATCGATACGCTGCTGCTCATCGACGAGGGATGCATACGGCTGCGAGGGCCGCGTGACGAGGTGCTATCCCGTCTTGGGGCCGGAAAACGGCGCACAGCCGCGAGCGCTCCGAGCGCAAGACAGGGGGCGGTACAGCGCGCCGTGCAGGCACGACAACGGGGAGGGCAGACCTGA
- a CDS encoding urea carboxylase-associated family protein codes for MAKVPAAYQATRGSMLDIDRDFYARLTDPVARERIDSLVVPIREGRAWRVPAGHVVRLSTLEGPQVGDLNLWNLHNPRERFWASRTRQLQRAHVSTFDRLWSTLPYLRPMATIIDDTLANYGVDGSGMDEQGGRIHDLLGTRCDPYVNRLLTGEDFDHHCHSNLVRAVLPHGLTEFDVHDVLNVFQCTGLNDDDQYFMKACPAREGDYLELFAEIDLLCALSCCPGGTCHRNCGGRTPVTRC; via the coding sequence ATGGCCAAGGTACCTGCCGCCTACCAGGCGACTCGAGGGTCGATGCTCGACATCGACCGCGATTTCTATGCGCGGCTGACCGACCCGGTGGCGCGGGAGCGGATCGACTCGCTGGTGGTGCCGATCCGCGAGGGTAGGGCCTGGCGGGTGCCGGCGGGGCACGTGGTGCGCCTCTCGACCCTCGAGGGCCCCCAGGTCGGCGACCTCAACCTGTGGAACCTGCACAATCCGCGCGAGCGTTTCTGGGCCTCGCGTACGCGCCAACTGCAGCGTGCCCATGTCTCCACCTTCGACCGCCTATGGTCGACACTACCTTACCTGCGCCCCATGGCGACGATCATCGACGATACCCTGGCCAACTATGGCGTCGATGGCAGCGGCATGGACGAGCAGGGCGGACGTATACACGATCTGCTGGGAACCCGCTGCGACCCCTACGTCAACCGCCTGCTCACCGGTGAGGACTTCGATCATCACTGCCACTCCAACCTGGTGCGCGCCGTGCTGCCGCATGGCCTCACCGAGTTCGACGTGCACGACGTGCTCAACGTGTTTCAGTGCACCGGGCTCAACGATGACGATCAGTACTTCATGAAGGCATGTCCGGCCCGGGAGGGCGACTACCTGGAGCTGTTTGCCGAGATCGACCTGCTGTGCGCGCTGTCGTGCTGCCCGGGGGGGACCTGTCACAGGAACTGTGGGGGCCGAACGCCGGTGACCCGCTGCTGA
- the siaB gene encoding biofilm regulation protein kinase SiaB produces MNLLSMRESYLEQRIMLCFNGPISRSLIEEIGNALRNYLNSQQATPSDAMDVFAAYIEMTQNIRHYAMRLGYDEKAASATVAVAKDAQGRYMVSAGNLVEYTDGEALLRTIEALAKLDKQELKQAYKKQLRMPRGNASSGAGLGLLDIARKSSEPMRASLEPLPDGRGFFSLTAVI; encoded by the coding sequence ATGAACCTGTTGAGCATGCGCGAAAGCTATCTCGAGCAGCGCATCATGTTGTGCTTCAATGGTCCGATCTCACGTAGCCTGATCGAGGAGATCGGCAACGCCTTGCGCAACTATCTGAACTCCCAGCAGGCCACGCCGTCGGACGCCATGGACGTCTTCGCCGCTTACATCGAGATGACCCAGAATATCCGGCACTATGCCATGCGTCTTGGCTACGACGAGAAGGCCGCTTCAGCCACGGTGGCGGTAGCCAAGGATGCCCAGGGCCGCTACATGGTTTCCGCCGGCAACCTGGTGGAATACACCGACGGCGAAGCGCTGCTCCGCACCATCGAGGCACTTGCCAAGCTCGACAAGCAGGAACTGAAGCAGGCCTACAAGAAACAGCTGCGCATGCCCCGTGGCAACGCAAGCTCCGGCGCCGGCCTGGGACTCCTGGACATCGCACGCAAGTCGAGCGAGCCGATGCGGGCCTCGCTCGAGCCACTGCCCGACGGCAGAGGCTTCTTCAGCCTTACCGCCGTGATCTGA